In Paenibacillus sp. BIC5C1, a genomic segment contains:
- a CDS encoding alpha/beta hydrolase has protein sequence MMKKILIILLKIFGAIVIAFALFIATVFIVNAVSNKSEEGKIKPYGQFVAVDGKNMNVLIQGKGKETVVLLPGYGTPAPALDFKPLIDELSPFYKIVVIEPFGYGLSDITEKERTTENMVNEIHEALQQLGIDRYTLMAHSISGIYGLDYVNKYPNEVTSFVGIESSVPTQGGNDDPFPTETYKLLKKSGFYRLLMKLAPDQLIEPDVDDETREQIRILSLKNTFNPNNLNEGENFGPNFKATENLSFPKDLPVIFFLQANDTETEGWIPLHEEQIKDSVHGKVMIFEGEHYLHHTRSKEITENFRKFMNEIK, from the coding sequence ATGATGAAAAAAATATTAATCATTTTGCTCAAAATATTTGGTGCGATCGTTATCGCTTTTGCATTATTTATTGCGACTGTCTTTATTGTTAATGCAGTTAGCAACAAATCGGAGGAAGGGAAAATAAAACCTTATGGCCAGTTTGTAGCGGTTGACGGCAAAAACATGAATGTATTGATTCAAGGAAAAGGCAAAGAAACGGTGGTACTGCTTCCTGGATATGGAACACCCGCCCCAGCCCTTGATTTCAAACCGCTTATCGATGAGCTATCTCCATTTTACAAAATCGTTGTCATTGAACCTTTCGGTTATGGATTAAGTGACATTACTGAAAAAGAGCGTACTACTGAAAATATGGTTAATGAAATTCATGAAGCGTTACAGCAACTTGGTATTGATCGTTACACGCTCATGGCTCACTCCATTTCAGGGATATACGGCCTGGATTATGTGAACAAATATCCAAACGAAGTAACTTCCTTTGTCGGCATTGAGAGCAGTGTCCCAACGCAGGGAGGTAACGATGATCCATTTCCAACTGAAACGTATAAACTGCTTAAAAAATCAGGATTCTACCGTTTGTTAATGAAACTGGCCCCTGATCAACTGATTGAACCCGATGTTGATGATGAAACCAGAGAGCAAATTAGAATACTTTCACTCAAAAATACGTTTAATCCGAACAACCTGAATGAAGGCGAAAATTTTGGTCCTAATTTCAAAGCAACTGAGAACTTGTCCTTCCCTAAAGATCTTCCTGTAATTTTCTTCTTACAAGCAAATGATACCGAAACGGAAGGCTGGATACCCTTGCATGAAGAGCAAATCAAAGATTCTGTGCATGGAAAAGTGATGATATTTGAGGGAGAACATTATTTGCACCACACCCGATCCAAAGAAATAACCGAAAACTTCAGAAAGTTCATGAATGAAATAAAATAA
- a CDS encoding serine hydrolase domain-containing protein, translated as MRLTLKKRTSITAVTLVLTMLAPMTVLAAPATSNSKNLKYDMTQKAVMEKAKLLTETYGTTSVQYALMDEGEIVISGQVGKNDPENRIPLSSITMYGIGSTSKMVLTAAVMKLVDEGKIDLNVPVVTYIPDFKMKDNRYTQITPRMLLNHSSGILGTSSGSAILYGDNDTYAHDTFLDQLADQNLKADPGAYSVYSNDSFTLAEILVEKVSGISFSRFIQQNFTEPLGMSHTKTPQDLVDPDQMAVTYSQLNKEQLPLEKTNMIGSGGIYSTAEDLVKFSQIFTGEVKGILSSESAKAMTQEEYKKGVWPEDSDSSISYGLGWDSVDLFPFSEYGIKAVTKGGNTIAYHSSLIMLPEYNMAAAVTSSGGSSTTDQLIASEMLLSALEEKDIIKERKPEKSFGVPVKTTMPKELTQYAGIYGAVGSSLLKLEVNDEGQLTMSLLLSPNSTEQKYMYTADGSFVNEQGTEKLKFAQGDNGNTYLWSRSYQSMPGLGQIASSEYKAEKLETNILPEDVTAAWQKREGNIYYLVNEKYTSTVYDSATPIIPIHMFDEAPGYVYTNKIIDANSAVNQLQIPGLAGRDTMEYKFFEKDGVEYVSAGGKVYVSQELVRPLYSGKQSKTTIQTNGYATWYSIPSSAAGKVMTVKIPSKGAFTVYDQTGISTNHTVVSGENEVKLPENGTIVFAGEAGSRFEISLTNQ; from the coding sequence ATGAGATTGACACTGAAAAAACGAACTTCAATAACCGCCGTAACCCTGGTGTTAACCATGTTAGCCCCAATGACTGTTCTCGCCGCACCGGCAACCAGTAACAGTAAGAACCTTAAGTATGATATGACCCAAAAAGCAGTGATGGAGAAGGCCAAGCTCCTTACCGAAACATATGGTACAACAAGTGTGCAGTACGCACTCATGGATGAGGGAGAGATCGTAATCTCCGGACAAGTAGGCAAAAACGACCCAGAGAACCGTATCCCCCTTTCTTCTATTACAATGTATGGCATCGGTTCAACCAGTAAAATGGTGCTTACCGCCGCTGTGATGAAGCTGGTTGATGAAGGCAAGATTGATCTGAATGTGCCGGTTGTGACCTATATCCCGGATTTTAAGATGAAGGACAACCGTTACACACAAATTACACCTCGTATGTTGCTGAATCATTCATCTGGGATTCTCGGGACTTCAAGCGGTAGTGCCATTCTGTATGGAGACAATGATACCTATGCACATGATACATTTTTGGATCAATTGGCCGATCAAAATTTGAAGGCAGATCCGGGAGCCTACTCGGTGTATAGTAACGACAGCTTTACTTTAGCTGAAATTCTGGTCGAAAAGGTTAGTGGAATAAGCTTTAGCCGTTTCATCCAACAGAATTTCACGGAACCCTTGGGCATGAGCCACACCAAAACGCCACAGGATCTGGTTGACCCCGACCAAATGGCAGTAACTTATTCGCAGCTGAATAAGGAACAACTTCCACTAGAGAAAACGAACATGATTGGCTCTGGAGGCATTTACTCTACTGCCGAAGACCTCGTCAAATTTTCGCAAATCTTTACGGGAGAGGTTAAAGGTATTCTTTCCAGTGAGTCGGCAAAAGCCATGACGCAGGAAGAGTACAAAAAAGGCGTGTGGCCAGAGGACAGCGATTCATCGATTTCGTACGGGTTAGGTTGGGATAGTGTAGACTTGTTCCCATTTAGCGAATACGGCATCAAGGCAGTTACCAAAGGCGGGAATACAATTGCCTATCATTCGTCATTAATTATGCTTCCGGAATACAATATGGCTGCAGCCGTTACCTCTTCAGGTGGGTCAAGCACAACCGACCAATTGATTGCGAGCGAAATGTTGCTTAGCGCGCTTGAGGAAAAAGATATTATTAAAGAACGGAAGCCGGAAAAATCATTTGGCGTACCTGTAAAAACAACCATGCCGAAGGAACTAACGCAGTATGCTGGCATTTATGGGGCTGTTGGCAGCTCGTTATTGAAGTTGGAAGTGAATGATGAAGGGCAATTGACGATGTCTCTGCTATTGTCGCCGAACAGTACGGAACAAAAGTATATGTATACCGCAGATGGTTCTTTCGTGAACGAGCAAGGTACAGAAAAGTTGAAATTCGCCCAAGGGGATAACGGGAATACATACTTGTGGTCCCGTTCGTATCAGTCGATGCCAGGGCTTGGACAGATCGCCTCCTCGGAATACAAGGCAGAAAAGCTTGAAACCAATATATTGCCCGAAGATGTAACAGCCGCTTGGCAGAAGCGCGAAGGCAACATTTATTACCTGGTGAATGAAAAATACACCTCAACGGTATATGACAGTGCAACGCCGATCATCCCTATTCATATGTTCGATGAAGCACCAGGGTATGTGTATACCAATAAAATTATTGATGCAAATTCGGCTGTGAACCAACTGCAAATTCCAGGCTTGGCTGGGCGCGATACGATGGAGTATAAGTTCTTTGAGAAAGACGGCGTGGAATACGTTTCAGCAGGAGGAAAGGTCTACGTCAGTCAAGAACTTGTGAGACCACTCTATTCAGGGAAACAATCGAAGACAACGATTCAAACAAATGGTTATGCGACATGGTACTCGATACCGTCATCCGCCGCAGGTAAAGTGATGACAGTGAAGATACCTTCGAAAGGCGCTTTCACTGTATATGACCAGACAGGTATCAGTACGAACCATACCGTGGTTAGTGGCGAGAATGAAGTTAAATTGCCTGAAAATGGTACGATTGTATTTGCTGGTGAAGCTGGTTCAAGGTTCGAAATTTCGTTAACAAATCAATAG
- a CDS encoding ABC transporter ATP-binding protein — protein sequence MIRRFFSYYRPYKKLFLIDFGCAVLAGLLELAFPLAVSKFINELLPGQDWPLIILACVVLLSIYALNTVLNYVVTYWGHMLGINIETNMRSKMFAHLQKLSFRFFDNRKTGHLIGHLTNDLNDIGEVAHHGPEDVFIAIMTLIGSFWLMANINLELALITFVIIPIMAWVIIVFGGRMTKTYRRLFGDVGNFNSRIEDNVGGIRVVQSFANEEHEKKLFSVDNENFRKTKLLAYKTMAKSISVSYMMMRLVTVFVMISGAWFFIDGRIDMGDFMAFLLLSNIFFRPIEKINAVIESYPKGIAGFKRYLEIIDTEPEIADAKNAVELKSVRGDIRFENVSFGYEENRRILNNISLSINPGETVAFVGPSGAGKTTICSLLPRFYEVEEGRITVDGVDIREVQLESLRRHIGIVQQDVFLFSGTIKENIAYGDLTATDEQIWDAARRASLEELLLTLPEGIDTIIGERGVKLSGGQKQRLSIARMFLKNPPILILDEATSALDTETEALIQKSLAELSVGRTTLVIAHRLTTIKNADRILVVNADGIAEQGNHEELVAAGGIYSRLHQVQYRHS from the coding sequence ATGATTCGTCGTTTTTTCTCGTATTATCGTCCTTACAAAAAACTATTTTTAATTGATTTTGGTTGTGCAGTACTAGCTGGTTTACTAGAGCTGGCATTTCCACTTGCTGTAAGCAAATTCATTAATGAGTTGCTGCCAGGTCAAGATTGGCCACTCATTATCCTCGCATGTGTTGTATTGCTGTCGATCTATGCGCTGAATACCGTCTTGAATTATGTCGTGACCTACTGGGGACATATGCTTGGCATTAACATTGAGACCAACATGCGCTCGAAGATGTTTGCTCATTTGCAAAAGCTATCCTTTCGGTTTTTCGATAATCGTAAAACGGGTCATCTGATCGGTCATCTTACGAATGACCTTAACGATATTGGCGAGGTGGCTCACCATGGACCAGAGGATGTTTTCATCGCGATTATGACTCTAATTGGATCTTTCTGGCTTATGGCGAACATTAATTTAGAGCTTGCACTGATCACCTTTGTCATTATTCCTATCATGGCCTGGGTCATTATCGTATTTGGCGGGCGCATGACGAAGACCTATCGGCGCCTCTTCGGAGATGTGGGGAATTTCAATTCCCGTATCGAAGACAACGTAGGCGGCATTCGTGTCGTACAATCGTTCGCTAACGAAGAACATGAGAAAAAACTTTTTTCCGTAGACAACGAGAACTTCCGCAAAACAAAGCTGCTTGCCTATAAAACGATGGCGAAGAGTATATCGGTCAGCTACATGATGATGCGTCTCGTTACCGTGTTCGTTATGATCAGTGGTGCCTGGTTCTTTATCGATGGCAGAATTGATATGGGTGATTTCATGGCATTCCTGCTGTTATCCAACATCTTCTTCCGTCCGATTGAAAAAATTAACGCCGTAATCGAAAGTTATCCTAAGGGTATTGCAGGATTCAAGCGTTACCTGGAAATCATTGATACCGAACCCGAAATTGCCGATGCGAAAAATGCGGTTGAGCTAAAAAGCGTCCGTGGAGATATTCGCTTCGAAAATGTCTCGTTCGGTTATGAGGAAAATCGACGTATTCTGAATAATATCAGTTTGTCTATCAATCCAGGCGAAACCGTTGCATTTGTGGGTCCTTCCGGTGCAGGTAAAACGACCATCTGCAGTCTTCTTCCGCGATTCTATGAAGTAGAGGAAGGTCGAATCACCGTTGATGGAGTTGATATTCGTGAGGTTCAGCTGGAATCCTTGCGTAGACATATCGGTATTGTTCAACAAGATGTATTTCTCTTCTCAGGCACAATTAAGGAGAATATCGCTTATGGCGATTTAACGGCAACAGACGAACAAATCTGGGATGCGGCCCGTCGTGCCTCTTTGGAAGAGTTGCTTCTTACTTTGCCAGAAGGGATCGATACCATTATTGGTGAACGTGGTGTCAAACTGTCCGGAGGTCAAAAACAGCGTTTGTCCATTGCTCGTATGTTCCTGAAAAATCCACCGATTCTCATCTTGGACGAAGCAACGTCCGCTCTGGATACCGAAACTGAAGCATTAATCCAGAAGTCCTTGGCGGAACTGTCAGTGGGTAGAACAACACTTGTTATTGCACATCGACTGACAACCATCAAGAATGCAGATCGCATCCTTGTAGTCAATGCTGATGGCATCGCAGAGCAGGGGAACCATGAGGAACTGGTCGCTGCCGGAGGCATATACAGCAGACTTCACCAGGTGCAATACAGACATTCTTAA
- a CDS encoding MarR family winged helix-turn-helix transcriptional regulator has product MLTEMRRFNRFYTNILGVLDKHILGTGYSFAEARVIIEIGIQGESIANNLVDTLTIDRSYMSRIVSKLTREGLLMKVDSAADSRVSLIRLTAKGQELYGELNERSDQQIVKLMQGLDEEEIREVYASMMNIQDKLNKRAGETRR; this is encoded by the coding sequence ATGTTGACTGAAATGCGGCGTTTCAACCGTTTTTATACCAATATACTCGGTGTACTTGATAAACATATCCTGGGCACGGGATACTCCTTCGCCGAAGCAAGGGTCATTATTGAAATTGGCATTCAAGGGGAGAGCATTGCGAACAATCTGGTGGATACACTGACCATTGATCGCAGTTACATGAGCCGAATTGTAAGTAAACTGACCAGAGAGGGACTGCTGATGAAAGTGGATTCTGCTGCTGACAGCCGGGTGAGTTTGATTCGCCTGACTGCGAAAGGGCAGGAGCTTTACGGTGAGTTGAATGAACGTTCAGATCAGCAGATTGTGAAGTTAATGCAAGGTTTGGATGAGGAAGAGATCAGAGAAGTTTACGCTTCAATGATGAATATTCAGGATAAGTTGAACAAAAGAGCAGGAGAGACAAGACGATGA
- a CDS encoding threonine aldolase family protein, which yields MIRFECDYNEGAHERILQRLISTNMEQTSGYGKDAHCDRARSLIRQACKNEQADVHFLVGGTQTNTTVIASILRPYQGVIAAISGHIAVHETGAIEATGHKVITVPSEDGKITSDQVKAVYDAHWNDAAPEHCVQPGMVYISQPTENGTMYSKAELQALFDVSQQCGLPFFIDGARLGYALASRNCDMTLADLARLCDVFYIGGTKIGALMGEAVVILNDKLKPDFRYMIKQKGGLLAKGRLLGIQFETLFEDGLYLEISQHAVDMAMLIHDSLAEQGITFLYDSPTNQQFPILPDDLLQDLQNRYSFTFWEKVSDSHSVVRFCTSWATQRENVDSLIRDISQALNKLKACV from the coding sequence ATGATACGATTCGAATGTGATTACAACGAAGGTGCGCATGAGCGCATTTTGCAAAGACTGATTTCAACGAATATGGAACAAACGAGCGGTTACGGTAAAGATGCCCATTGTGATCGGGCGAGAAGTCTTATTCGACAAGCTTGTAAAAATGAACAGGCGGATGTGCATTTTTTGGTTGGTGGTACACAGACAAATACAACGGTTATTGCCTCCATTTTACGTCCATACCAAGGCGTGATTGCAGCGATTTCGGGCCACATCGCGGTCCATGAGACAGGAGCGATTGAAGCCACAGGTCACAAAGTGATCACGGTACCAAGCGAAGATGGGAAGATCACTTCAGATCAGGTCAAAGCCGTCTATGATGCCCATTGGAATGATGCAGCACCTGAACATTGTGTCCAGCCCGGAATGGTTTACATATCCCAGCCTACTGAGAACGGTACGATGTACAGTAAGGCAGAGCTGCAAGCATTATTTGATGTGAGCCAACAGTGTGGTCTCCCGTTCTTTATTGATGGGGCGCGTCTTGGTTATGCTCTTGCTTCCCGGAATTGTGATATGACTCTCGCTGATCTCGCCCGTCTATGTGATGTATTCTATATTGGCGGAACCAAGATCGGAGCATTGATGGGAGAAGCGGTAGTCATCCTGAATGACAAGCTCAAGCCAGATTTTCGTTATATGATCAAACAAAAAGGCGGCCTGCTTGCCAAAGGCAGATTGCTGGGGATTCAATTTGAAACGCTGTTTGAAGATGGTCTGTATCTTGAAATTTCCCAGCATGCGGTGGACATGGCTATGTTGATTCATGATTCACTTGCGGAGCAAGGTATTACTTTCCTATATGACTCGCCAACCAATCAGCAATTCCCGATTCTGCCAGATGACCTGCTTCAGGATTTACAAAACCGTTACTCGTTCACATTCTGGGAAAAGGTGTCCGATTCACACAGCGTCGTTCGTTTTTGTACCAGTTGGGCAACCCAGCGGGAAAATGTGGACTCA